The following proteins are encoded in a genomic region of Diabrotica virgifera virgifera chromosome 1, PGI_DIABVI_V3a:
- the LOC126879192 gene encoding uncharacterized protein LOC126879192, whose translation MECKLLCVAVAVASIAVVSSEKSCWGHKVVAEVRELFPYCKDIITTNSISENDGLNLDTKDSSEELCQNIRKWLDESHSDLGKISQFNICMSLNNDGLEFYQMKKVFECLPVLNNSVFEKNSKEIVYEHITDRRVFRSVRIYLNQEKTEENQKSVNDFLACIGYQPDSVFNRH comes from the exons ttgtCTCTTCCGAAAAAAGCTGCTGGGGTCACAAGGTTGTAGCAGAAGTAAGAGAGTTATTCCCTTACTGCAAAGATATTATTACCACCAACTCTATATCGGAAAATGATGGTTTGAACCTCGATACCAAAGATTCTTCCGAGGAATTATGCCAGAATATAAGGAAATGGTTAGATGAATCACATAGCGATTTGGGCAAAATATCACAATTTAACATTTGTATGTCACTAAATAATGATGGACTTGAGTTTTATCAAATGAAG AAAGTTTTCGAATGCCTTCCGGTCCTTAACAACTCAGTCTTCGAGAAAAACTCCAAGGAAATAGTCTACGAACACATCACAGATAGAAGAGTCTTTAGATCTGTAAGGATTTATCTGAACCAAGAAAAGACTGAAGAGAACCAAAAATCTGTGAATGATTTTCTAGCTTGTATCGGTTACCAACCAGATAGTGTCTTCAATCGTCATTAA
- the LOC126879184 gene encoding uncharacterized protein LOC126879184 has translation MFGQSRGKYLMNLAIQKKRTKDDLENCEATVASGPSQAQDGPMEVVNEGHSERATLENLGPLELLGMDENNIILLENVSDQEAGLFFSQPLEIQITGDQPPTLNENVETLQYQELEVPVHEISSVISSNSNFNSDSDEQYQPPSSNSTASIESDDSQPPSNNSTASIESDDSIRVASVLQAENNEQSATEETASKRKKRRGKRNGNEYKRQKNAEMRLFGKSYVGFKKDASGKYKQIKQIDEKKIGPRCRGHTRMKKGGPRQSFFCDQINDEERSRLFSEFWALPNWDSKKTYIKNNVLHSEPKYKRNDSIDVSRKKTTFRFYFSMSDGNRGKVKKQVCKQMFMHTISIGERPLRDWVKPPETSSSQASTSVENISASENAIIELKEWLNSLAKVESHYCRASSDKLYLEPVWGSMRDFYRKYVSIFKGLGKTKVSRTTLKKIMDNMNLAFYTPKKDQCNECTMHGAGTLDKESYAKHIKKNKKQLLKKRLTKAKPLKIVAKSDLIQLTYKLCFWHHV, from the exons aTGTTTGGACAAAGCCGTGGAAAATACTTAATGAATCTTGCAATACAAAAGAAAAGAACTAAAGATGATTTGG AAAACTGTGAAGCTACTGTTGCCTCGGGACCAAGTCAAGCTCAGGATGGACCAATGGAAGTTGTAAATGAAGGTCATTCTGAACGGGCGACACTAGAAAATTTGGGTCCATTAGAGTTACTTGGTATGGatgaaaataatattattttgcttgAGAACGTTTCTGACCAAGAAGCTGGATTGTTTTTTAGTCAACCTTTGGAAATACAAATAACAGGAGATCAACCACCAACACTTAATGAGAATGTTGAAACATTGCAGTACCAAGAATTGGAGGTACCAGTTCATGAAATTTCGTCAGTTATTTCCAGCAATTCTAATTTCAACAGTGATTCTGATGAACAGTACCAACCTCCCAGTAGCAATTCGACTGCATCCATTGAATCGGATGATTCACAACCTCCTAGTAACAATTCGACTGCATCCATTGAATCGGATGATTCAATACGAGTAGCCAGCGTCCTCCAAGCTGAAAATAATGAACAATCAGCTACTGAAGAAACTGCTAGTAAAAGGAAAAAACGTAGGGGAAAGAGGAACGGCAACGAGTATAAAAGACAAAAAAACGCAGAGATGCGCTTATTTGGGAAATCCTATGTTGGTTTCAAAAAGGATGCCTCtggaaaatataaacaaatcaAACAAATAGACGAGAAGAAAATTGGTCCTCGTTGTAGGGGGCACACTCGCATGAAAAAGGGGGGACCAAGACAAAGTTTTTTTTGTGACCAAATCAACGATGAAGAACGCAGTCGTCTTTTCTCAGAATTCTGGGCTTTACCCAACTGggactctaaaaaaacttatataaaaaacaatgTATTGCATTCTGAGCCAAAATACAAAAGAAATGACAGTATTGATGTCTCGAGAAAAAAAACGACCTtccgtttttatttttcaatgagTGATGGGAATAGGGGCAAAGTTAAGAAACAAGTTTGTAAACAAATGTTTATGCACACAATAAGCATTGGGGAAAGACCATTACGTGATTGGGTGAAACCTCCTGAAACCAGTAGCTCTCAGGCAAGCACATCTGTAGAGAATATTTCTGCCTCAGAAAACGCGATTATAGAATTAAAGGAGTGGCTGAACTCTCTGGCAAAGGTTGAATCGCATTACTGCCGCGCCTCTTCTGATAAATTATACCTAGAGCCAGTCTGGGGTAGTATGAGAGACTTTTATCGAAAATATGTGTCAATATTTAAGGGTTTAGGAAAAACTAAAGTATCGAGgacaactttaaaaaaaattatggacaATATGAACCTAGCATTTTACACACCAAAAAAAGATCAATGTAATGAATGTACCATGCATGGAGCTGGAACTCTGGACAAAGAATCGTATGCaaagcatattaaaaaaaacaagaaGCAATTGCTGAAAAAGAGGCTGACAAAAGCAAAGCCCTTAAAAATAGTGGCGAAGTCAGATCTTATACAGTTGACCTACAAGCTGTGCTTCTGGCACCACGTTTAA